The following is a genomic window from Prunus persica cultivar Lovell chromosome G7, Prunus_persica_NCBIv2, whole genome shotgun sequence.
aaataTTTAGAATACCTGAAAATATCCTTAGTtgatgcaaatattaagatttgaacttattaattaaatgaggataatatagtaaatttatacttttttatattaaaattaaaaaaataaataaataatgaatcctatttttataaaaaaataactacttattatcttttttaattctaaaataaattaaaaattaaaacaaaaaatgcgGAGAGGCTAGTTATAATAGTAAAAATATAGATTATGGGGCagattcaaattaaaattacctTATTGTTCTTGGGGTTAAAATTGTCAGATAAAACAGTAAGCCAAAACGAAAGAGAACACGGCGTTGCTTTGTTCGAGCGGTTGCAGAACGTTGCAGTCACTGAAGTTCTCCATTCCCCGCTAGAAGCAACCAGTTTCCCGGCCATTCTTTCTcctcattttcaatttctcctcAGATACAGTTCTCAAAGAACGTTGCAGTTTCATTTGAAAAGTCATGGCATGGCAATCTTTTACCATTTCAGAGTTTTGACGGATGTCCAAGGACCTTATCAAGTTTCAGCTTTACGGCCACTCTCTTGAGCTTGGGATTTGTTATGGTTTTTCTCTCGCTCATATATTTTTCCCCCAATGCCTAATTGGAttgtggggttttttttttttgggtgtcaATATTTCTATCTTATTACTATGAATATTTTTACTTTGTGTTTAGGTTTGATTCTTTTTGGGTAAAATTCTTCATTTCGATCGACAACCTCAACAGGGTAGGTGAAGGGGTGGAGCCTGAGCTTGAGACAGGCGTCCCATTTGGTTTGTTATCTTCATTACCTTCtggttttgcttcttcttttactTCTCTGTTTGTTTCTGATTGCTTTTTGTTTCACTTCTTTGTTTGTGACTGTGTGAGTAAGGATCCATTGAAATTATTACCTTTTATCAAACTCTCATGCGTTGCCTCAGTTACAAGTTTACAAGAAATGATTAAACATCCAGAGAGAGATAAAGGATGAGTTtaatattgtttaattttctgtgTAAGGGTATTGATTTTACTAATAACTGCATACTGTAATAGTAGGAGCCAATGAATTAGCTTAAAGCCTTAAACTTGTTTTCTGAAGTTCTTTGTCATTCCTTCCTAACATAGTCCAATAAATTGCCCTGAAATTATCCTTTTGTCTATTTAAtggttttccttctctttggACATGCCATTGAATACAagattttcttaatatttacTTTCTCTTTGTTTGCAGATATGCTGCCAGTAGTGAATTTCAAGTGACATCTGGCACTCTTCAAACATGTCATGGTCAAGGGTTTGTAAAAGAGCCCTTCCCCTCTTGCCTTACTTCAAGAACCCACAGCATATCACATGTGAATCCAGGTATGTTGCTTGCTTACACAATGTTGTTAGAGCAGAAAACTTGGTGGATTCCATCTACCTTTGGCATGAAAGTTGAATGTTTGTTGTTGATGAATGATGATTCAGATGCATACCTTTCATTGGAGGTTGTAGTACTAGTAGTAGTGCATATCAGAGGCATTTTAGCCACGGTAGTCCTATTTGGCGCTTCAAGCTAGGCACATTTGACAAGTGCGGTCAGCTTCCTCCATTTGCTTCTCAATCTTTGTTGAGAATCCAGCGGCCCTATTCTGCTCAGGCTATCACACAACAGAAATCACGCAAGATGCTGTTGTACCTTACGGGTTTGGTGTTTGCAATGGTGGCAAGCAGTTATGCAGCTGTTCCTCTCTACAGAAGATTCTGCCAAGCTACTGGATATGGAGGCACTGTTCAACGTCGTGAGGTCTGAATCTCTTATCTCATTTGGGCTttaatgtttgtttgttttttccccaatttgATTGATTACAACTAAGGCATTGCGGTTTTGCTTTCTGTAGAGTGTTGAGCAGAAGATTGCTCGGCATGCTAAGGATGGCACAGTCACTACAAGGTCTGCTTTCTGCTTCTATAGTAGCTTGTCTTCTTCTTATGTTTGCACAAGTTAATTAAATCGTTATTTGTTATTCTGTTGTTGATTTTTCCTCTCCACAACTAGCCTAAGatattaataaatgaatttttgcTAGGTGACGACCCCTGTCCTAATTATACACTACTTCCACTCAACTTCAAAAGTTTTTATGtgaacttttgttttgtttctatcTTATGAAAACCTTATTcttatattagttttttttttctttctgaaaagATGTTATTCTCCAATATGTATTATTCTATGACTTGGATTAAAGGAAGATCCGAGTATTAATATTTCCATATGATATCCTCCTGCAGGGAGATTGTGGTTCAGTTCAATGCTGATGTGGCTGATGGAATGCAATGGAAGTTTATTCCTACACAAAGAGAGGTTTTTCTCATACAATATGGTTATTTATTGGGTCAATTTCAGTTTGGTACTCTGAACTTTCACCCAAAAGGCATGTGACCACTCCAACCCCAACCCTACCTAAACCCCAACCCATATAACCATCAGCCAAATTCAAACCCCAACCCTCTTTGTCTGGATGATTCCTTGATTTGGTTgctgaataaaaaaatttgaaacgtTCATCCTCCACTGATCCCAAATTCCCAGAGCCAAACAAAAGGCTTATCCCAAATTTTCTGCGTGGTAGTGGATCATGAGAACACCACTATCcccaattttttcacaaaattttttcaaaataaaaacaagagtGACATCCAAATTTTCTGATCTAGTCGATGGCGTGCGGGAGGCCAAATCTTCTTGTTGTGGTGGAAAGGAGGGTGGGGGTCACACCCTGGGGTGGGAGTTGGGGAAGAGGTCAGGGGAGAGAGGGTGAGGAGGAGGGGTTGTGATTGGTGTGGGATGGTGAGGGTGAGGATGAGGAGGGGTTGGTGGCTGTGTCGGTTTTATCGTTTAGGTGGGATTGGGGTTGGAGTGGTGTTGGTGAGGGTGGTTTGGGTGGTGGTTGTAGTCCGAGGGTAGAATTAAGGAAGGAGGAGAACCATTTGAGTAAACATTCAGGGTACTAAACTGAAATTGACCCTTATTTATTCGTAATGTGCATTATTGTTCTTGCTACAATTTTGATGCTTTACCTAACGTTCTTGCTTTATTTCTGGAAGGTAAGGGTCAAACCTGGAGAAAGTGCACTTGCTTTTTATACTGCTGAAAATCGA
Proteins encoded in this region:
- the LOC18771760 gene encoding cytochrome c oxidase assembly protein COX11, mitochondrial produces the protein MSWSRVCKRALPLLPYFKNPQHITCESRCIPFIGGCSTSSSAYQRHFSHGSPIWRFKLGTFDKCGQLPPFASQSLLRIQRPYSAQAITQQKSRKMLLYLTGLVFAMVASSYAAVPLYRRFCQATGYGGTVQRRESVEQKIARHAKDGTVTTREIVVQFNADVADGMQWKFIPTQREVRVKPGESALAFYTAENRSSTPIVGVSTYNVTPMKAAVYFNKIQCFCFEEQRLLPGEQIDMPVFFYIDPEFETDPRMDGINNIILSYTFFKVSEE